In the Pan paniscus chromosome 8, NHGRI_mPanPan1-v2.0_pri, whole genome shotgun sequence genome, one interval contains:
- the GOT1 gene encoding aspartate aminotransferase, cytoplasmic → MAPPSVFAEVPQAQPVLVFKLTADFREDPDPRKVNLGVGAYRTDDCHPWVLPVVKKVEQKIANDNSLNHEYLPILGLAEFRSCASRLALGDDSPALKEKRVGGVQSLGGTGALRIGADFLARWYNGTNNKNTPVYVSSPTWENHNAVFSAAGFKDIRSYRYWDAEKRGLDLQGFLNDLENAPEFSIVVLHACAHNPTGIDPTPEQWKQIASVMKHRFLFPFFDSAYQGFASGNLERDAWAIRYFVSEGFEFFCAQSFSKNFGLYNERVGNLTVVGKEPESILQVLSQMEKIVRITWSNPPAQGARIVASTLSNPELFEEWTGNVKTMADRILTMRSELRARLEALKTPGTWNHITDQIGMFSFTGLNPKQVEYLVNEKHIYLLPSGRINVSGLTTKNLDYVATSIHEAVTKIQ, encoded by the exons ATGGCACCTCCGTCAGTCTTTGCCGAGGTTCCGCAGGCCCAGCCTGTCCTGGTCTTCAAGCTCACTGCCGACTTCAGGGAGGATCCGGACCCCCGCAAGGTCAACCTGGGAGTGGGAG CATATCGCACGGATGACTGCCATCCCTGGGTTTTGCCAGTAGTGAAGAAAGTGGAGCAGAAGATTGCTAATGACAATAGCCTAAATCACGAGTATCTGCCAATCCTGGGCCTGGCCGAGTTCCGGAGCTGTGCTTCTCGTCTTGCCCTTGGGGATGATAGCCCAGCTCTCAAGGAGAAGCGG gTAGGAGGTGTGCAATCTTTGGGGGGAACAGGTGCACTTCGAATTGGAGCTGATTTCTTAGCGCGTTGGTACAATGGAACAAACAACAAGAACACACCTGTCTATGTGTCCTCACCAACCTGGG AGAATCACAATGCTGTGTTTTCCGCTGCTGGTTTTAAAGACATTCGGTCCTATCGCTACTGGGATGCAGAGAAGAGAGGATTGGACCTCCAGGGCTTCCTGAATGATCTGGAG AATGCTCCTGAGTTCTCCATCGTTGTCCTCCACGCCTGTGCACACAACCCAACTGGGATTGACCCAACTCCGGAGCAGTGGAAGCAGATTGCTTCTGTCATGAAG CACCGGTTTCTGTTCCCCTTCTTTGACTCAGCCTATCAGGGCTTCGCATCTGGAAACCTGGAGAGAGATGCCTGGGCCATTCGCTATTTTGTGTCTGAAGGCTTCGAGTTCTTCTGTGCCCAGTCCTTCTCCAAGAACTTCGGGCTCTACA ATGAGAGAGTCGGGAATCTGACTGTGGTTGGAAAAGAACCTGAGAGCATCCTGCAAGTCCTTTCCCAGATGGAGAAGATCGTGCGGATTACTTGGTCCAATCCCCCCGCCCAGGGAGCACGAATTGTGGCCAGCACCCTCTCTAACcctgagctctttgaggaatg GACAGGTAATGTGAAGACAATGGCTGACCGGATTCTGACCATGAGATCTGAACTCAGGGCACGACTAGAAGCCCTCAAAACCCCTGGGACCTGGAACCACATCACTGATCAAATTGGCATGTTCAGCTTCACTGGGTTGAACC CCAAGCAGGTTGAGTATCTGGTCAATGAAAAGCACATCTACCTGCTGCCAAGTGGTCGAATCAACGTGAGTGGCTTAACCACCAAAAATCTAGATTACGTGGCCACCTCCATCCATGAAGCAGTCACCAAAATCCAGTGA